A section of the Cydia amplana chromosome 15, ilCydAmpl1.1, whole genome shotgun sequence genome encodes:
- the LOC134654504 gene encoding allatostatin-A, which translates to MLYTYLSVWWLVIVATLCAPEHAPGADHEPHGADAHESSEEHVAPLEKRSPHYNFGLGKRAYSYVSEYKRLPVYNFGLGKRSRPYSFGLGKRSISEDDQDEELANDIEQAMDRELFDQYDDAPVYEEKRARPYSFGLGKRFADDLSEEKRKMYDFGLGKRLPLYNFGLGKRARGYDFGLGKRYNSKFNFGLGKRERDMHRFNFGLGKRSADDAYESVEE; encoded by the exons ATGCTGTACACATACCTGTCCGTGTGGTGGCTGGTGATTGTGGCGACGTTGTGCGCGCCCGAACACGCGCCCGGCGCCGATCACGAGCCGCACGGCGCCGACGCACAT GAGTCATCAGAGGAGCACGTAGCGCCGCTAGAGAAGCGCTCGCCGCACTACAACTTCGGCCTCGGCAAGCGCGCCTACAGCTACGTGTCCGAGTACAAGCGCCTGCCCGTCTACAACTTCGGGTTAGGGAAAAG GTCTCGCCCATACTCCTTCGGGCTGGGCAAGCGCTCCATATCCGAAGATGATCAGGACGAAGAACTCGCCAACGACATTGAACAGGCGATGGACAGAGAACTCTTCGACCAGTACGACGATGCCCCTG TTTACGAAGAAAAACGCGCTCGTCCATACAGCTTCGGCCTCGGCAAGCGCTTCGCTGACGATTTATCAGAGGAGAAGCGCAAGATGTACGATTTTGGCCTCGGCAAGCGACTACCGCTCTACAACTTTGGACTCGGCAAGCGCGCTAGGGGCTACGACTTCGGCCTCGGCAAACGGTATAACAGCAAGTTCAATTTCGGCCTAGGGAAGCGGGAGAGGGATATGCACAGGTTTAACTTCGGCCTCGGAAAGCGGTCCGCTGACGATGCCTATGAAAGTGTTGAAgagtaa